The proteins below come from a single Vicugna pacos chromosome 13, VicPac4, whole genome shotgun sequence genomic window:
- the SPSB1 gene encoding SPRY domain-containing SOCS box protein 1 codes for MGQKVTGGIKTVDMRDPTYRPLKQELQGLDYCKPTRLDLLLDMPPVSHDVQLLHSWNNNDRSLNVFVKEDDKLIFHRHPVAQSTDAIRGKVGYTRGLHVWQITWAMRQRGTHAVVGVATADAPLHSVGYTTLVGNNHESWGWDLGRNRLYHDGKNQPSKTYPAFLEPDETFIVPDSFLVALDMDDGTLSFIVDGQYMGVAFRGLKGKKLYPVVSAVWGHCEIRMRYLNGLDPEPLPLMDLCRRSVRLALGKERLGEIHALPLPASLKAYLLYQ; via the exons ATGGGTCAGAAGGTCACTGGAGGGATCAAGACTGTGGACATGAGGGACCCCACGTACCGGCCCTTGAAGCAGGAGCTCCAGGGTCTGGACTACTGCAAGCCCACCCGCCTGGACCTGCTGCTGGACATGCCCCCCGTGTCCCACGACGTCCAGCTGCTCCACTCCTGGAACAACAACGACCGCTCGCTCAACGTCTTCGTGAAGGAGGACGACAAGCTCATCTTTCACCGGCATCCGGTGGCCCAGAGCACAGACGCCATCAGGGGCAAAGTCGGGTACACACGCGGGCTGCACGTGTGGCAGATCACGTGGGCCATGAGGCAGCGGGGCACCCATGCCGTGGTGGGCGTGGCGACGGCGGACGCCCCCCTGCACTCCGTTGGGTACACGACGCTCGTGGGGAATAACCATGAGTCCTGGGGCTGGGACTTGGGACGCAACCGGCTCTACCACGATGGCAAAAACCAGCCGAGCAAAACGTACCCGGCCTTTCTGGAGCCGGACGAGACGTTCATTGTCCCTGACTCCTTCCTGGTGGCCCTGGATATGGACGACGGGACCCTGAGTTTCATTGTGGATGGACAGTACATGGGAGTAGCTTTTCGGGGACTCAAGGGCAAAAAACTCTATCCTGTAGTGAGCGCCGTCTGGGGCCACTGTGAGATCCGCATGCGCTACTTGAACGGACTTGACC CGGAGCCCCTGCCGCTCATGGACCTCTGCCGCCGCTCGGTGCGCCTGGCCCTGGGGAAGGAGCGCCTGGGTGAGATCCACGCGCTGCCGCTGCCCGCCTCCCTCAAGGCCTACCTCCTCTACCAGTGA